A single region of the Malus sylvestris chromosome 8, drMalSylv7.2, whole genome shotgun sequence genome encodes:
- the LOC126632858 gene encoding pentatricopeptide repeat-containing protein At1g10270-like isoform X6 produces MSFYRLLLRSLRRPSTPTTLPLTQSLTSLHLHNPNPNIPLHLTTPTRTFAFSSAEEAAAERRRRKRRLRIEPPLNALRRDSRPPPPRDPNAPRLPDTTSALVGPRLNLHNRVQSLIRAGDLDAASEVARHSVFSNTRPTVFTCNAIVAAMYRAKRYNDAIALFHFFFNQSNIVPNIVSYNNLINTHCDEGRVDVGLEIYRHIIANCPYSPSPVTYRHLTKGLVDAGRIGEGVDLLREMLNKGHGADSLVFNNLIKGFLHLENMEKAVELFDELKERCLVYDGVVNSTFMDWFFNQGKEKEAMESYKSLLDRQFRMVPATCNVLLEVLLKHGKKKEALDLFDQMLDNHTPPNFQAVNSETFNIMVNECFKLGKCDEVIATFKKVGTKVNSKPFSMDVAGYNNIIARYCENGMLPEAETLFAELCSKSLTPDVTTHRTLIDAYLKVERIDDALKIFSRMVEVGLRVVASLGNRVFDELIKNGKAVDCAQILKKMGEKDPKPDVSFYDAVIKGVCNEGVLDTGRDLLEEMVRYGIGVPPELQQFVNEVFGEAGRGEEIQRVLNTNRWGYRSLPREAPPQQFQPRSPQMAGQYRPSSAPPQMTGQYQPPSGPYQPPSGTYHYQSPSGTNQPPSGPYQPPSGTYQPPSGPYQQPSGTYQPPSATYQPPSGPYQPPSGTYQPPSGPYQPPSGPYQPPSGPNQPPSGPYQPPSGTYQPPSGTNQPPYGPYQMTGTYQSPPRPPHMATSQHPTAQSPQMAGQYYTPSGAPQTAVPHHPPSRLPHVTASYTPSEDFQSLEPQHHLSGPAQGTGSDQSRSEPAQITEQVAAA; encoded by the exons ATGTCATTCTACCGCCTGCTCCTCCGCTCTCTCCGCCGCCCTTCTACCCCAACAACCCTACCCCTAACTCAATCCCTCACCTCCCTCCACCTCCACAACCCCAACCCAAACATTCCTCTCCATCTCACCACCCCCACGCGCACCTTCGCCTTCTCCTCCGCCGAAGAAGCCGCCGCTGAGCGCAGACGTCGCAAGCGCCGCCTCCGCATCGAGCCCCCGCTCAACGCCCTCCGTCGGGACTCACGCCCCCCTCCCCCACGGGACCCGAACGCCCCCCGCCTACCTGATACCACCTCCGCCCTCGTCGGCCCCCGCCTCAACCTCCACAACCGCGTCCAGTCGCTCATCCGAGCCGGAGACTTGGACGCGGCCTCTGAGGTTGCGCGCCACTCGGTTTTCTCCAACACTCGCCCCACCGTCTTCACCTGCAACGCCATTGTGGCTGCAATGTATCGCGCCAAGAGGTACAATGACGCTATTGCCCTTTTCCACTTCTTCTTCAATCAATCAAACATTGTTCCTAACATTGTATCTTATAATAATTTGATTAATACTCATTGCGATGAGGGCCGTGTCGATGTGGGACTGGAGATTTATCGGCATATAATTGCAAATTGCCCCTACAGTCCCTCGCCAGTGACATACCGGCATTTGACTAAAGGGTTGGTTGATGCTGGGAGGATAGGTGAGGGTGTGGACTTGTTGAGGGAGATGTTGAATAAGGGCCACGGAGCGGATTCTTTGGTTTTTAATAATTTGATTAAGGGGTTCTTACATTTGGAGAATATGGAGAAGGCTGTTGAGCTTTTTGATGAGCTTAAAGAGAGATGTTTGGTTTATGATGGGGTTGTGAATTCGACCTTTATGGATTGGTTTTTCAACCAGGGGAAAGAGAAGGAGGCGATGGAGTCATACAAGTCCTTGCTTGATAGGCAGTTTAGGATGGTCCCGGCAACTTGTAATGTTCTCTTGGAGGTACTGCTTAAGCatgggaagaagaaggaagcctTGGATTTGTTCGATCAGATGTTGGATAATCACACCCCACCAAATTTCCAGGCTGTGAATTCGGAAACATTTAACATTATGGTTAACGAGTGTTTTAAGCTTGGAAAGTGCGATGAGGTAATTGCCACCTTTAAGAAGGTGGGGAcaaaggtgaattcaaagccgtTTTCTATGGACGTTGCAGGGTATAACAATATCATTGCTAGGTATTGTGAGAATGGGATGTTACCGGAGGCTGAGACACTGTTTGCAGAATTGTGCTCAAAGTCATTGACCCCAGATGTCACGACTCATAGGACTCTGATTGATGCATATTTGAAAGTAGAGAGGATAGATGATGCTCTTAAGATATTTAGCAGGATGGTGGAGGTTGGTCTGCGAGTGGTTGCTAGTCTTGGTAATAGGGTGTTCGATGAATTGATTAAGAACGGGAAGGCAGTAGACTGTGCACAGATTTTGAAGAAAATGGGAGAAAAAGATCCAAAACCAGATGTCAGTTTTTATGATGCTGTTATCAAGGGGGTTTGCAATGAAGGTGTGCTTGATACAGGCCGTGATTTACTGGAAGAGATGGTGAGATATGGCATTGGTGTTCCTCCAGAATTGCAGCAATTTGTAAATGAGGTTTTTGGAGAAGCTGGGCGTGGCGAAGAGATTCAGAGAGTATTAAATACAAATAGGTGGGGATATCGATCACTACCTAGAGAGGCACCACCTCAGCAATTCCAACCAAGATCGCCTCAAATGGCGGGACAATATCGTCCATCGTCGGCACCGCCCCAAATGACTGGACAATATCAGCCGCCATCTGGACCCTATCAGCCACCATCTGGAACCTATCACTATCAGTCACCATCTGGAACCAATCAGCCACCTTCTGGACCCTATCAGCCACCATCTGGAACCTATCAGCCGCCTTCTGGACCCTATCAGCAACCATCTGGAACCTATCAGCCACCATCTGCAACCTATCAGCCGCCATCTGGACCCTATCAGCCACCATCTGGAACCTATCAGCCACCATCTGGACCCTATCAGCCGCCTTCTGGACCCTATCAGCCGCCTTCTGGACC CAATCAGCCGCCTTCTGGACCCTATCAGCCACCATCTGGAACCTATCAGCCACCATCTGGAACCAATCAGCCGCCTTATGGACCCTATCAAATGACTGGAACTTACCAATCACCACCAAGACCCCCACATATGGCTACAAGCCAGCACCCCACAGCTCAATCCCCTCAAATGGCTGGACAATATTACACTCCATCAGGAGCCCCCCAAACGGCAGTACCACACCACCCTCCGTCCAGACTCCCTCATGTGACAGCTTCGTACACGCCATCTGAAGATTTTCAGAGCTTAGAACCACAACACCATCTGTCAGGACCTGCTCAAGGGACAGGATCTGACCAATCACGATCAGAACCCGCTCAAATTACAGAACAGGTAGCAGCTGCTTGA
- the LOC126632858 gene encoding pentatricopeptide repeat-containing protein At1g10270-like isoform X4, producing MSFYRLLLRSLRRPSTPTTLPLTQSLTSLHLHNPNPNIPLHLTTPTRTFAFSSAEEAAAERRRRKRRLRIEPPLNALRRDSRPPPPRDPNAPRLPDTTSALVGPRLNLHNRVQSLIRAGDLDAASEVARHSVFSNTRPTVFTCNAIVAAMYRAKRYNDAIALFHFFFNQSNIVPNIVSYNNLINTHCDEGRVDVGLEIYRHIIANCPYSPSPVTYRHLTKGLVDAGRIGEGVDLLREMLNKGHGADSLVFNNLIKGFLHLENMEKAVELFDELKERCLVYDGVVNSTFMDWFFNQGKEKEAMESYKSLLDRQFRMVPATCNVLLEVLLKHGKKKEALDLFDQMLDNHTPPNFQAVNSETFNIMVNECFKLGKCDEVIATFKKVGTKVNSKPFSMDVAGYNNIIARYCENGMLPEAETLFAELCSKSLTPDVTTHRTLIDAYLKVERIDDALKIFSRMVEVGLRVVASLGNRVFDELIKNGKAVDCAQILKKMGEKDPKPDVSFYDAVIKGVCNEGVLDTGRDLLEEMVRYGIGVPPELQQFVNEVFGEAGRGEEIQRVLNTNRWGYRSLPREAPPQQFQPRSPQMAGQYRPSSAPPQMTGQYQPPSGPYQPPSGTYHYQSPSGTNQPPSGPYQPPSGTYQPPSGPYQQPSGTYQPPSATYQPPSGPYQPPSGTNQPPSGTYQPPSGTYQPPSGTCKPPSGTNQPPSGPYQPPSGTYQPPSGTNQPPYGPYQMTGTYQSPPRPPHMATSQHPTAQSPQMAGQYYTPSGAPQTAVPHHPPSRLPHVTASYTPSEDFQSLEPQHHLSGPAQGTGSDQSRSEPAQITEQVAAA from the exons ATGTCATTCTACCGCCTGCTCCTCCGCTCTCTCCGCCGCCCTTCTACCCCAACAACCCTACCCCTAACTCAATCCCTCACCTCCCTCCACCTCCACAACCCCAACCCAAACATTCCTCTCCATCTCACCACCCCCACGCGCACCTTCGCCTTCTCCTCCGCCGAAGAAGCCGCCGCTGAGCGCAGACGTCGCAAGCGCCGCCTCCGCATCGAGCCCCCGCTCAACGCCCTCCGTCGGGACTCACGCCCCCCTCCCCCACGGGACCCGAACGCCCCCCGCCTACCTGATACCACCTCCGCCCTCGTCGGCCCCCGCCTCAACCTCCACAACCGCGTCCAGTCGCTCATCCGAGCCGGAGACTTGGACGCGGCCTCTGAGGTTGCGCGCCACTCGGTTTTCTCCAACACTCGCCCCACCGTCTTCACCTGCAACGCCATTGTGGCTGCAATGTATCGCGCCAAGAGGTACAATGACGCTATTGCCCTTTTCCACTTCTTCTTCAATCAATCAAACATTGTTCCTAACATTGTATCTTATAATAATTTGATTAATACTCATTGCGATGAGGGCCGTGTCGATGTGGGACTGGAGATTTATCGGCATATAATTGCAAATTGCCCCTACAGTCCCTCGCCAGTGACATACCGGCATTTGACTAAAGGGTTGGTTGATGCTGGGAGGATAGGTGAGGGTGTGGACTTGTTGAGGGAGATGTTGAATAAGGGCCACGGAGCGGATTCTTTGGTTTTTAATAATTTGATTAAGGGGTTCTTACATTTGGAGAATATGGAGAAGGCTGTTGAGCTTTTTGATGAGCTTAAAGAGAGATGTTTGGTTTATGATGGGGTTGTGAATTCGACCTTTATGGATTGGTTTTTCAACCAGGGGAAAGAGAAGGAGGCGATGGAGTCATACAAGTCCTTGCTTGATAGGCAGTTTAGGATGGTCCCGGCAACTTGTAATGTTCTCTTGGAGGTACTGCTTAAGCatgggaagaagaaggaagcctTGGATTTGTTCGATCAGATGTTGGATAATCACACCCCACCAAATTTCCAGGCTGTGAATTCGGAAACATTTAACATTATGGTTAACGAGTGTTTTAAGCTTGGAAAGTGCGATGAGGTAATTGCCACCTTTAAGAAGGTGGGGAcaaaggtgaattcaaagccgtTTTCTATGGACGTTGCAGGGTATAACAATATCATTGCTAGGTATTGTGAGAATGGGATGTTACCGGAGGCTGAGACACTGTTTGCAGAATTGTGCTCAAAGTCATTGACCCCAGATGTCACGACTCATAGGACTCTGATTGATGCATATTTGAAAGTAGAGAGGATAGATGATGCTCTTAAGATATTTAGCAGGATGGTGGAGGTTGGTCTGCGAGTGGTTGCTAGTCTTGGTAATAGGGTGTTCGATGAATTGATTAAGAACGGGAAGGCAGTAGACTGTGCACAGATTTTGAAGAAAATGGGAGAAAAAGATCCAAAACCAGATGTCAGTTTTTATGATGCTGTTATCAAGGGGGTTTGCAATGAAGGTGTGCTTGATACAGGCCGTGATTTACTGGAAGAGATGGTGAGATATGGCATTGGTGTTCCTCCAGAATTGCAGCAATTTGTAAATGAGGTTTTTGGAGAAGCTGGGCGTGGCGAAGAGATTCAGAGAGTATTAAATACAAATAGGTGGGGATATCGATCACTACCTAGAGAGGCACCACCTCAGCAATTCCAACCAAGATCGCCTCAAATGGCGGGACAATATCGTCCATCGTCGGCACCGCCCCAAATGACTGGACAATATCAGCCGCCATCTGGACCCTATCAGCCACCATCTGGAACCTATCACTATCAGTCACCATCTGGAACCAATCAGCCACCTTCTGGACCCTATCAGCCACCATCTGGAACCTATCAGCCGCCTTCTGGACCCTATCAGCAACCATCTGGAACCTATCAGCCACCATCTGCAACCTATCAGCCGCCATCTGGACCCTATCAGCCACCATCTGGAAC CAATCAGCCACCTTCTGGAACCTATCAGCCGCCATCCGGAACCTATCAGCCACCATCCGGAACCTGTAAGCCACCATCCGGAACCAATCAGCCGCCTTCTGGACCCTATCAGCCACCATCTGGAACCTATCAGCCACCATCTGGAACCAATCAGCCGCCTTATGGACCCTATCAAATGACTGGAACTTACCAATCACCACCAAGACCCCCACATATGGCTACAAGCCAGCACCCCACAGCTCAATCCCCTCAAATGGCTGGACAATATTACACTCCATCAGGAGCCCCCCAAACGGCAGTACCACACCACCCTCCGTCCAGACTCCCTCATGTGACAGCTTCGTACACGCCATCTGAAGATTTTCAGAGCTTAGAACCACAACACCATCTGTCAGGACCTGCTCAAGGGACAGGATCTGACCAATCACGATCAGAACCCGCTCAAATTACAGAACAGGTAGCAGCTGCTTGA
- the LOC126632858 gene encoding pentatricopeptide repeat-containing protein At1g10270-like isoform X7 has translation MSFYRLLLRSLRRPSTPTTLPLTQSLTSLHLHNPNPNIPLHLTTPTRTFAFSSAEEAAAERRRRKRRLRIEPPLNALRRDSRPPPPRDPNAPRLPDTTSALVGPRLNLHNRVQSLIRAGDLDAASEVARHSVFSNTRPTVFTCNAIVAAMYRAKRYNDAIALFHFFFNQSNIVPNIVSYNNLINTHCDEGRVDVGLEIYRHIIANCPYSPSPVTYRHLTKGLVDAGRIGEGVDLLREMLNKGHGADSLVFNNLIKGFLHLENMEKAVELFDELKERCLVYDGVVNSTFMDWFFNQGKEKEAMESYKSLLDRQFRMVPATCNVLLEVLLKHGKKKEALDLFDQMLDNHTPPNFQAVNSETFNIMVNECFKLGKCDEVIATFKKVGTKVNSKPFSMDVAGYNNIIARYCENGMLPEAETLFAELCSKSLTPDVTTHRTLIDAYLKVERIDDALKIFSRMVEVGLRVVASLGNRVFDELIKNGKAVDCAQILKKMGEKDPKPDVSFYDAVIKGVCNEGVLDTGRDLLEEMVRYGIGVPPELQQFVNEVFGEAGRGEEIQRVLNTNRWGYRSLPREAPPQQFQPRSPQMAGQYRPSSAPPQMTGQYQPPSGPYQPPSGTYHYQSPSGTNQPPSGPYQPPSGTYQPPSGPYQQPSGTNQPPSGTYQPPSGTYQPPSGTCKPPSGTNQPPSGPYQPPSGTYQPPSGTNQPPYGPYQMTGTYQSPPRPPHMATSQHPTAQSPQMAGQYYTPSGAPQTAVPHHPPSRLPHVTASYTPSEDFQSLEPQHHLSGPAQGTGSDQSRSEPAQITEQVAAA, from the exons ATGTCATTCTACCGCCTGCTCCTCCGCTCTCTCCGCCGCCCTTCTACCCCAACAACCCTACCCCTAACTCAATCCCTCACCTCCCTCCACCTCCACAACCCCAACCCAAACATTCCTCTCCATCTCACCACCCCCACGCGCACCTTCGCCTTCTCCTCCGCCGAAGAAGCCGCCGCTGAGCGCAGACGTCGCAAGCGCCGCCTCCGCATCGAGCCCCCGCTCAACGCCCTCCGTCGGGACTCACGCCCCCCTCCCCCACGGGACCCGAACGCCCCCCGCCTACCTGATACCACCTCCGCCCTCGTCGGCCCCCGCCTCAACCTCCACAACCGCGTCCAGTCGCTCATCCGAGCCGGAGACTTGGACGCGGCCTCTGAGGTTGCGCGCCACTCGGTTTTCTCCAACACTCGCCCCACCGTCTTCACCTGCAACGCCATTGTGGCTGCAATGTATCGCGCCAAGAGGTACAATGACGCTATTGCCCTTTTCCACTTCTTCTTCAATCAATCAAACATTGTTCCTAACATTGTATCTTATAATAATTTGATTAATACTCATTGCGATGAGGGCCGTGTCGATGTGGGACTGGAGATTTATCGGCATATAATTGCAAATTGCCCCTACAGTCCCTCGCCAGTGACATACCGGCATTTGACTAAAGGGTTGGTTGATGCTGGGAGGATAGGTGAGGGTGTGGACTTGTTGAGGGAGATGTTGAATAAGGGCCACGGAGCGGATTCTTTGGTTTTTAATAATTTGATTAAGGGGTTCTTACATTTGGAGAATATGGAGAAGGCTGTTGAGCTTTTTGATGAGCTTAAAGAGAGATGTTTGGTTTATGATGGGGTTGTGAATTCGACCTTTATGGATTGGTTTTTCAACCAGGGGAAAGAGAAGGAGGCGATGGAGTCATACAAGTCCTTGCTTGATAGGCAGTTTAGGATGGTCCCGGCAACTTGTAATGTTCTCTTGGAGGTACTGCTTAAGCatgggaagaagaaggaagcctTGGATTTGTTCGATCAGATGTTGGATAATCACACCCCACCAAATTTCCAGGCTGTGAATTCGGAAACATTTAACATTATGGTTAACGAGTGTTTTAAGCTTGGAAAGTGCGATGAGGTAATTGCCACCTTTAAGAAGGTGGGGAcaaaggtgaattcaaagccgtTTTCTATGGACGTTGCAGGGTATAACAATATCATTGCTAGGTATTGTGAGAATGGGATGTTACCGGAGGCTGAGACACTGTTTGCAGAATTGTGCTCAAAGTCATTGACCCCAGATGTCACGACTCATAGGACTCTGATTGATGCATATTTGAAAGTAGAGAGGATAGATGATGCTCTTAAGATATTTAGCAGGATGGTGGAGGTTGGTCTGCGAGTGGTTGCTAGTCTTGGTAATAGGGTGTTCGATGAATTGATTAAGAACGGGAAGGCAGTAGACTGTGCACAGATTTTGAAGAAAATGGGAGAAAAAGATCCAAAACCAGATGTCAGTTTTTATGATGCTGTTATCAAGGGGGTTTGCAATGAAGGTGTGCTTGATACAGGCCGTGATTTACTGGAAGAGATGGTGAGATATGGCATTGGTGTTCCTCCAGAATTGCAGCAATTTGTAAATGAGGTTTTTGGAGAAGCTGGGCGTGGCGAAGAGATTCAGAGAGTATTAAATACAAATAGGTGGGGATATCGATCACTACCTAGAGAGGCACCACCTCAGCAATTCCAACCAAGATCGCCTCAAATGGCGGGACAATATCGTCCATCGTCGGCACCGCCCCAAATGACTGGACAATATCAGCCGCCATCTGGACCCTATCAGCCACCATCTGGAACCTATCACTATCAGTCACCATCTGGAACCAATCAGCCACCTTCTGGACCCTATCAGCCACCATCTGGAACCTATCAGCCGCCTTCTGGACCCTATCAGCAACCATCTGGAAC CAATCAGCCACCTTCTGGAACCTATCAGCCGCCATCCGGAACCTATCAGCCACCATCCGGAACCTGTAAGCCACCATCCGGAACCAATCAGCCGCCTTCTGGACCCTATCAGCCACCATCTGGAACCTATCAGCCACCATCTGGAACCAATCAGCCGCCTTATGGACCCTATCAAATGACTGGAACTTACCAATCACCACCAAGACCCCCACATATGGCTACAAGCCAGCACCCCACAGCTCAATCCCCTCAAATGGCTGGACAATATTACACTCCATCAGGAGCCCCCCAAACGGCAGTACCACACCACCCTCCGTCCAGACTCCCTCATGTGACAGCTTCGTACACGCCATCTGAAGATTTTCAGAGCTTAGAACCACAACACCATCTGTCAGGACCTGCTCAAGGGACAGGATCTGACCAATCACGATCAGAACCCGCTCAAATTACAGAACAGGTAGCAGCTGCTTGA
- the LOC126632858 gene encoding pentatricopeptide repeat-containing protein At1g10270-like isoform X5, giving the protein MSFYRLLLRSLRRPSTPTTLPLTQSLTSLHLHNPNPNIPLHLTTPTRTFAFSSAEEAAAERRRRKRRLRIEPPLNALRRDSRPPPPRDPNAPRLPDTTSALVGPRLNLHNRVQSLIRAGDLDAASEVARHSVFSNTRPTVFTCNAIVAAMYRAKRYNDAIALFHFFFNQSNIVPNIVSYNNLINTHCDEGRVDVGLEIYRHIIANCPYSPSPVTYRHLTKGLVDAGRIGEGVDLLREMLNKGHGADSLVFNNLIKGFLHLENMEKAVELFDELKERCLVYDGVVNSTFMDWFFNQGKEKEAMESYKSLLDRQFRMVPATCNVLLEVLLKHGKKKEALDLFDQMLDNHTPPNFQAVNSETFNIMVNECFKLGKCDEVIATFKKVGTKVNSKPFSMDVAGYNNIIARYCENGMLPEAETLFAELCSKSLTPDVTTHRTLIDAYLKVERIDDALKIFSRMVEVGLRVVASLGNRVFDELIKNGKAVDCAQILKKMGEKDPKPDVSFYDAVIKGVCNEGVLDTGRDLLEEMVRYGIGVPPELQQFVNEVFGEAGRGEEIQRVLNTNRWGYRSLPREAPPQQFQPRSPQMAGQYRPSSAPPQMTGQYQPPSGPYQPPSGTYHYQSPSGTNQPPSGPYQPPSGTYQPPSGPYQPPSGPYQPPSGPYQPPSGTNQPPSGTYQPPSGTYQPPSGTCKPPSGTNQPPSGPYQPPSGTYQPPSGTNQPPYGPYQMTGTYQSPPRPPHMATSQHPTAQSPQMAGQYYTPSGAPQTAVPHHPPSRLPHVTASYTPSEDFQSLEPQHHLSGPAQGTGSDQSRSEPAQITEQVAAA; this is encoded by the exons ATGTCATTCTACCGCCTGCTCCTCCGCTCTCTCCGCCGCCCTTCTACCCCAACAACCCTACCCCTAACTCAATCCCTCACCTCCCTCCACCTCCACAACCCCAACCCAAACATTCCTCTCCATCTCACCACCCCCACGCGCACCTTCGCCTTCTCCTCCGCCGAAGAAGCCGCCGCTGAGCGCAGACGTCGCAAGCGCCGCCTCCGCATCGAGCCCCCGCTCAACGCCCTCCGTCGGGACTCACGCCCCCCTCCCCCACGGGACCCGAACGCCCCCCGCCTACCTGATACCACCTCCGCCCTCGTCGGCCCCCGCCTCAACCTCCACAACCGCGTCCAGTCGCTCATCCGAGCCGGAGACTTGGACGCGGCCTCTGAGGTTGCGCGCCACTCGGTTTTCTCCAACACTCGCCCCACCGTCTTCACCTGCAACGCCATTGTGGCTGCAATGTATCGCGCCAAGAGGTACAATGACGCTATTGCCCTTTTCCACTTCTTCTTCAATCAATCAAACATTGTTCCTAACATTGTATCTTATAATAATTTGATTAATACTCATTGCGATGAGGGCCGTGTCGATGTGGGACTGGAGATTTATCGGCATATAATTGCAAATTGCCCCTACAGTCCCTCGCCAGTGACATACCGGCATTTGACTAAAGGGTTGGTTGATGCTGGGAGGATAGGTGAGGGTGTGGACTTGTTGAGGGAGATGTTGAATAAGGGCCACGGAGCGGATTCTTTGGTTTTTAATAATTTGATTAAGGGGTTCTTACATTTGGAGAATATGGAGAAGGCTGTTGAGCTTTTTGATGAGCTTAAAGAGAGATGTTTGGTTTATGATGGGGTTGTGAATTCGACCTTTATGGATTGGTTTTTCAACCAGGGGAAAGAGAAGGAGGCGATGGAGTCATACAAGTCCTTGCTTGATAGGCAGTTTAGGATGGTCCCGGCAACTTGTAATGTTCTCTTGGAGGTACTGCTTAAGCatgggaagaagaaggaagcctTGGATTTGTTCGATCAGATGTTGGATAATCACACCCCACCAAATTTCCAGGCTGTGAATTCGGAAACATTTAACATTATGGTTAACGAGTGTTTTAAGCTTGGAAAGTGCGATGAGGTAATTGCCACCTTTAAGAAGGTGGGGAcaaaggtgaattcaaagccgtTTTCTATGGACGTTGCAGGGTATAACAATATCATTGCTAGGTATTGTGAGAATGGGATGTTACCGGAGGCTGAGACACTGTTTGCAGAATTGTGCTCAAAGTCATTGACCCCAGATGTCACGACTCATAGGACTCTGATTGATGCATATTTGAAAGTAGAGAGGATAGATGATGCTCTTAAGATATTTAGCAGGATGGTGGAGGTTGGTCTGCGAGTGGTTGCTAGTCTTGGTAATAGGGTGTTCGATGAATTGATTAAGAACGGGAAGGCAGTAGACTGTGCACAGATTTTGAAGAAAATGGGAGAAAAAGATCCAAAACCAGATGTCAGTTTTTATGATGCTGTTATCAAGGGGGTTTGCAATGAAGGTGTGCTTGATACAGGCCGTGATTTACTGGAAGAGATGGTGAGATATGGCATTGGTGTTCCTCCAGAATTGCAGCAATTTGTAAATGAGGTTTTTGGAGAAGCTGGGCGTGGCGAAGAGATTCAGAGAGTATTAAATACAAATAGGTGGGGATATCGATCACTACCTAGAGAGGCACCACCTCAGCAATTCCAACCAAGATCGCCTCAAATGGCGGGACAATATCGTCCATCGTCGGCACCGCCCCAAATGACTGGACAATATCAGCCGCCATCTGGACCCTATCAGCCACCATCTGGAACCTATCACTATCAGTCACCATCTGGAACCAATCAGCCACCTTCTGGACCCTATCAGCCACCATCTGGAACCTATCAGCCGC CATCTGGACCCTATCAGCCGCCTTCTGGACCCTATCAGCCGCCTTCTGGACCCTATCAGCCACCATCTGGAACCAATCAGCCACCTTCTGGAACCTATCAGCCGCCATCCGGAACCTATCAGCCACCATCCGGAACCTGTAAGCCACCATCCGGAACCAATCAGCCGCCTTCTGGACCCTATCAGCCACCATCTGGAACCTATCAGCCACCATCTGGAACCAATCAGCCGCCTTATGGACCCTATCAAATGACTGGAACTTACCAATCACCACCAAGACCCCCACATATGGCTACAAGCCAGCACCCCACAGCTCAATCCCCTCAAATGGCTGGACAATATTACACTCCATCAGGAGCCCCCCAAACGGCAGTACCACACCACCCTCCGTCCAGACTCCCTCATGTGACAGCTTCGTACACGCCATCTGAAGATTTTCAGAGCTTAGAACCACAACACCATCTGTCAGGACCTGCTCAAGGGACAGGATCTGACCAATCACGATCAGAACCCGCTCAAATTACAGAACAGGTAGCAGCTGCTTGA